One stretch of Gadus chalcogrammus isolate NIFS_2021 chromosome 14, NIFS_Gcha_1.0, whole genome shotgun sequence DNA includes these proteins:
- the LOC130403917 gene encoding sorting nexin-1-like isoform X1, translating to MNPPPFPDTAEQEPVFSDMRDGDSDEGEDIFLGSSKTGAESPSVPQLNIKAETTDLFAEQASSTAPTVGLGTGGSSNGVQSDDDNDLFSDAHVELPTENASSSTPSGPRPAATFIPGTADMQTKSMEQLEEEEAKDTFDVDVAVTNPEKVGDGMHAFMAYRVSTKSTLPVFRNKEFSVKRRFSDFLGLYEKLSIKQSLQGCIIPSPPEKSVVGMTKVKVGKDDSSSVEFVERRRAALERYLQRIVAHSVLLQDPDVREFLERDELPRAVNTQALSGAGFLKMINKASDAVNKMTIKMNESDTWFEDKFQEVENEEQQLRKLHIVVDSLVNHRKELCGNTAVFAKSMAMLGNSEDNTALSRALSQLAEVEDKMEQLHHDQAASDFFILAELLADYVRLLGTVRGCFGQRMRAWQRWQEAQSTLQRKREAEAKLLWANKPDKLQQAKEDITEWESRVTQYERDFDRISVTVRKEVLQFEKEKAKDFKFQIYKYLETMLQSQQRLIKFWEAFLPEAKAIA from the exons ATGAATCCTCCACCATTCCCTGACACAGCGGAGCAAGAACCGGTATTTTCTGACATGAGGGATGGAGATAGCGATGAGGGAGAGGATATATTTCTTGGTTCT AGTAAAACTGGAGCTGAGAGTCCAAGTGTTCCACAGCTAAATATAAAGGCGGAAACTACAGACCTGTTTGCCGAACAAGCCAGTAGCACAGCCCCAACCGTCGGCCTTGGCACTGGTGGCAGCTCCAATGGGGTCCAATCTGATGACGACAACGATCTGTTTTCAG ATGCCCATGTTGAGCTTCCTACAGAGAATGCAAGCAGCTCAACTCCATCTGGTCCCAGACCTGCAGCAACATTCATTCCTGGTACAGCAGACATGCAGACCAAGTCTATGGAGCAG ctggaggaggaagaggccaaGGATACCTTTGATGTGGATGTGGCTGTGACCAACCCAGAGAAAGTCG GAGATGGCATGCATGCTTTCATGGCCTACAGAGTATCAACAAAG AGCACCCTGCCCGTGTTTAGAAACAAGGAGTTCTCTGTGAAAAGGCGGTTCAGTGATTTTCTAGGTCTGTATGAGAAGCTATCCATCAAGCAGTCTCTCCAGGGCTGCATCATTCCTTCACCGCCAGAGAAGAGCGTTGTAG GCATGACCAAGGTCAAGGTGGGCAAGGATGATTCCTCCTCTGTCGAGTTTGTGGAGAGAAGAAGAGCAGCTCTGGAGAG GTACCTCCAGAGGATTGTGGCCCACTCTGTGTTGCTCCAAGACCCTGATGTCCGGGAGTTTTTAGAGAGAGACGAG ctTCCCAGGGCAGTGAACACCCAAGCATTGAGTGGCGCTGGTTTCCTTAAAATGATCAACAAGGCATCTGACGCAGTGAACAAGATGACCATCAAGATGAATGAGTCTGACACT TGGTTTGAGGACAAATTCCAGGAGGTTGAGAACGAGGAGCAGCAGCTGAGGAAGCTCCACATCGTGGTTGACTCTCTGGTCAACCACAGGAAGG AGCTGTGCGGCAATACGGCAGTGTTTGCCAAAAGCATGGCGATGTTGGGGAACTCTGAGGACAACACTGCCCTCTCGCGGGCACTGTCCCAGCTGGCTGAGGTGGAGGACAAGATGGAGCAGTTGCACCATGATCAGGCAGCCAGCGACTTCTTCATCCTGGCGGAGCTGCTGGCCGACTACGTCCGCCTGCTGGGCACTGTGCGG GGCTGCTTTGGCCAGCGCATGCGAGCGTGGCAGCGCTGGCAGGAGGCTCAGAGCACGctgcagaggaagagggaggcggAGGCCAAGCTGCTGTGGGCCAACAAGCCTGACAAGCTGCAGCAGGCCAAGGAGGACATCACCGAG TGGGAGTCAAGAGTCACCCAGTATGAGAGGGATTTTGACCGCATCAGTGTGACGGTACGCAAGGAGGTGCTACAGTTTGAG aAAGAAAAAGCAAAGGACTTCAAGTTccagatatataaatatttggAGACAATGCTACAGTCTCAACAGCGg CTTATAAAGTTTTGGGAGGCATTCTTGCCTGAGGCTAAGGCCATCGCTTAA
- the LOC130403917 gene encoding sorting nexin-1-like isoform X2, protein MNPPPFPDTAEQEPVFSDMRDGDSDEGEDIFLGSLNIKAETTDLFAEQASSTAPTVGLGTGGSSNGVQSDDDNDLFSDAHVELPTENASSSTPSGPRPAATFIPGTADMQTKSMEQLEEEEAKDTFDVDVAVTNPEKVGDGMHAFMAYRVSTKSTLPVFRNKEFSVKRRFSDFLGLYEKLSIKQSLQGCIIPSPPEKSVVGMTKVKVGKDDSSSVEFVERRRAALERYLQRIVAHSVLLQDPDVREFLERDELPRAVNTQALSGAGFLKMINKASDAVNKMTIKMNESDTWFEDKFQEVENEEQQLRKLHIVVDSLVNHRKELCGNTAVFAKSMAMLGNSEDNTALSRALSQLAEVEDKMEQLHHDQAASDFFILAELLADYVRLLGTVRGCFGQRMRAWQRWQEAQSTLQRKREAEAKLLWANKPDKLQQAKEDITEWESRVTQYERDFDRISVTVRKEVLQFEKEKAKDFKFQIYKYLETMLQSQQRLIKFWEAFLPEAKAIA, encoded by the exons ATGAATCCTCCACCATTCCCTGACACAGCGGAGCAAGAACCGGTATTTTCTGACATGAGGGATGGAGATAGCGATGAGGGAGAGGATATATTTCTTGGTTCT CTAAATATAAAGGCGGAAACTACAGACCTGTTTGCCGAACAAGCCAGTAGCACAGCCCCAACCGTCGGCCTTGGCACTGGTGGCAGCTCCAATGGGGTCCAATCTGATGACGACAACGATCTGTTTTCAG ATGCCCATGTTGAGCTTCCTACAGAGAATGCAAGCAGCTCAACTCCATCTGGTCCCAGACCTGCAGCAACATTCATTCCTGGTACAGCAGACATGCAGACCAAGTCTATGGAGCAG ctggaggaggaagaggccaaGGATACCTTTGATGTGGATGTGGCTGTGACCAACCCAGAGAAAGTCG GAGATGGCATGCATGCTTTCATGGCCTACAGAGTATCAACAAAG AGCACCCTGCCCGTGTTTAGAAACAAGGAGTTCTCTGTGAAAAGGCGGTTCAGTGATTTTCTAGGTCTGTATGAGAAGCTATCCATCAAGCAGTCTCTCCAGGGCTGCATCATTCCTTCACCGCCAGAGAAGAGCGTTGTAG GCATGACCAAGGTCAAGGTGGGCAAGGATGATTCCTCCTCTGTCGAGTTTGTGGAGAGAAGAAGAGCAGCTCTGGAGAG GTACCTCCAGAGGATTGTGGCCCACTCTGTGTTGCTCCAAGACCCTGATGTCCGGGAGTTTTTAGAGAGAGACGAG ctTCCCAGGGCAGTGAACACCCAAGCATTGAGTGGCGCTGGTTTCCTTAAAATGATCAACAAGGCATCTGACGCAGTGAACAAGATGACCATCAAGATGAATGAGTCTGACACT TGGTTTGAGGACAAATTCCAGGAGGTTGAGAACGAGGAGCAGCAGCTGAGGAAGCTCCACATCGTGGTTGACTCTCTGGTCAACCACAGGAAGG AGCTGTGCGGCAATACGGCAGTGTTTGCCAAAAGCATGGCGATGTTGGGGAACTCTGAGGACAACACTGCCCTCTCGCGGGCACTGTCCCAGCTGGCTGAGGTGGAGGACAAGATGGAGCAGTTGCACCATGATCAGGCAGCCAGCGACTTCTTCATCCTGGCGGAGCTGCTGGCCGACTACGTCCGCCTGCTGGGCACTGTGCGG GGCTGCTTTGGCCAGCGCATGCGAGCGTGGCAGCGCTGGCAGGAGGCTCAGAGCACGctgcagaggaagagggaggcggAGGCCAAGCTGCTGTGGGCCAACAAGCCTGACAAGCTGCAGCAGGCCAAGGAGGACATCACCGAG TGGGAGTCAAGAGTCACCCAGTATGAGAGGGATTTTGACCGCATCAGTGTGACGGTACGCAAGGAGGTGCTACAGTTTGAG aAAGAAAAAGCAAAGGACTTCAAGTTccagatatataaatatttggAGACAATGCTACAGTCTCAACAGCGg CTTATAAAGTTTTGGGAGGCATTCTTGCCTGAGGCTAAGGCCATCGCTTAA